The DNA sequence GATttacttgagatcggggtaccatcagctgaagattaGGTCTTCGGATATACCTTAGATGACTTTTAGGACCctttatgggcattatgagttcttggtgatgtcttctGGTCTGACTAATGCACcatcagcctttatgcatttgaagAATAGTATGTTCCAGCTTTTGTTGGATTcctttgtcattgtgttcattgatgacatcttcgTATAATCTCGTAGTAGAGAAGAGGACGAGAAACATTTAAGGGGGGTACTTCAGATtatgagggagaagaagttgtatgctaagttctctaagtttgagttttggttggattcggtggcattcttgggccctGTGATGTCTAGTGAGGGGATAAAAGTGGAtctaaagaagattgaggcagatAGGTGGCTCAGACCTTCTACCAGTATAGAGATAAGGTGTTTCCTAGATTTTGTTGGGTATTATCGCCGCTTTGTGGATAGGTTTTCATCCATTGCAACCCTACTGACTAAGTTGACTTCGAAGGATGCTCCATTTAGGTAGTCAGaaaagtgtgaggagagctttcagaagctcaaaactgcctTGACTAgagctccagtattggtattaccttcAGGATCAGGGTCCTATTCagtttattatgatgcttcacaTATTTGTCTTAGgtgtgtgttgatgtaggatggtagggtaATTGCATATGTTTCGATTCAActaaagccccatgagaagaactatccgatgtatgatttggagttagtagctattgtgcACGCACTCAAGATTTGGAGAAATTACTTAtatggcatgtcttgtgaggtgtataccgACCATTAGAGTCTCCATCATCTATTTAAATAGAAAGATTTAAATTTGAGGCCgttgaggtggttggagctattgaaggatTATTATATCACTATTTTCTATCATCAAGGGAAGGTCAATATAGTGGTAGACGCCTTAAGTAGGAAGGTAGAGAGCATTGGGAGTTTAACAttcattccagttggggagaGGCCTTTAGCTATGGATATTCAGGAGTTGGCCAATTGgttggtgagattggatattttggagctgaATAGAGTCCTTACTTATGTTGTGTCTCGGTCGTCCTTGCTTGAGTGTATTACgtctcgtcagtatgatgatccccatttgcctGTCCTTGAGGACATAATGCAGCGTGGTGATGCTAAAGAAGTgaatattggtgatgatggggtattgtCACTGCAAGGTTGAGTTTGTGTTCCTAATTCCGACAGCTTGAggaagttgattcttgaagaggatCATAGCTCatagtattctattcatccaggtactacgaagatgtatcgtgacttgaagcaCCATTATTGATGGATGAGGATGAAGAATGACATTGTTGGACATGTTTCTAGGTGTTTGAATTGCCaataggtcaagtatgagcatcaaaaacTAGGTGGTTTGCTTAAGAAGATTGATAtatcggagtggaagtgggagcgcattagtAAAGACTTTTTGGTAAGATTGCCGCGAACCTTGAGGAAttttgatgccatttgggtcatcATGGATCGGTTGAGCAAATCGGCGCATTTCATTTCagtcatgacttcctacacttcgGAGCAGTTAGATAGGATCTACATTAGGAAGATCATTCGCCTGCATGCTGTACCTATTTCTATCATCTTAAACCGGGACACTTAATTTAGTTTGCAATTTTGGAGGGCGGTTCAACATGAGTTGGGcatacaggttgagttgagtgcTGCATTTAACCCTCAAacagacgggcagtctgagcggaccattcagatcttgggGGATATGTTAAGGGCATGCACTATAGATTTCGGAGGTCGGTGGGATCATTTTCTACCTCTAGATaggtttgcctacaataacaactaccagtccaGTATCTAGATAGcttcgtatgaggccttatataggaggcAATGTCattctctggttggttggttCGAGACCGATGAGGCTAGTTTATTGGACACAGacttggttcgtgatgctttggagaaggtgaagttgattcaggagaggctTCACACTGCTCAGtgtaggcaaaagagttatgcggaccgaaaGGTTCATGATGTAGATTTCAAGGAGGGCAAGAAGGTTCTtcttagagtttcacccatgaagggtgtgatgagttttgggaagaagggaaagtagAGCTCGAGGTTTATCGATCCTTTTTAGGTGttggagagagtgggtgaggttgCTTATAGACCTTTTTTGCCTCCTAGTCTTTCGGgagtccatccggtgttccatatttctatgctttagaagtatcatgaagataagtcccatgttttggatttaagCATAGTGTAGTTAGATGGAAATATGGCTTATGAGGAGgtgctggtggccattttggatcggcaggttcagcAGCTTTGGTCTAAAGATATTGCATCGgtaaaggtgtagtggagaggtcaaccagctaaggaggcgacttaggagactgAACTTGATATATGTAGCAGATATCTGTTACGACCCAAAACTACCAACCGGCCATGATGGCGTCTatctcacttgctaggcaagataAGCATAACAATACGAAGATAAATGCTGAATTAACAGAACTAGTACAAGTCTAAGGCAAATTAACATAAACAACAACATGGATACATAACAAATTCCCTTGAACTGGTAAatatagagtcatgagctctactaCGGAGATAGAAGTCTAAAATACTAAATATCAATACTGTCTAAATGAAAGACAACAGTACAAAATGAAAAGAGACGCCAAAACTGTGTTcgggatgcagctctacctcgtctctcagaTGACAAGCTCAGTAATAAGTCTCAGCTACTGATGGCTCGGTCCAACACctcacaattaagtgcagagcgtagtatgagtacaactgactccaTGTACACATCAAGTAGTATAATTAGCCTTAgcgagaaaataaaagaaaaaattataaatgatactcgttaTAACCTGTAGAGTTCATAAAtccaacaagtacagaacaatgaTATGATCAAGTGATAAATCACAGAAAGAACCACATTGGTGCATGCAATTACTTAACGTACTCAATTCAGTCAATGATCCAACATTTAAAGAAGACATACAAATAAATAaggtaaacaaccaaggaaattgcaagtaaatatGAAAcgcaataaccaaatcaaacactgGCCAGCTTTACCTCAGAATCTCCATAACCGTACCAATCCACTGATAATTGTTTCTTAAACTGCGTGTACACGATCAATATGGAACATGAGATGGTGACTCTAGGGtaatggatccatatccacatgctgcacggataactcacgtactgcacggacaactcacgtgctaataatatcaaccgcaaaTAACTTatgtgctacacggacaactcatgttccaataatatcaatatctcggatccacacggacaactcacggacaactcatgttccaataataccaatatcacaatccgcccggtgtggtcacatgcttaatatcataatccgtccagggtggtcacaggctcaatattaCAATTCGCCCAACGCGGTCACAGGCTTAATATCACAATATGCCTGGCGTGGTTACAATCTACtagtccaatccatatcacacagaaagaagatatacaagaatacatgtgcaTGCTAATGAACATCAAATTTCACACTCATGGGCTGGTATAAGTGACATACAAAGATGTATGCATGTACAAAGTACGCTATCACAGATCAATCAGGAGATTACATCACGAAAGTAACAATTTATCAAGTTAaatcaggagattaacctctattCAACCTCAAACATGGTACAAATAGCTTACAAAAAGGGGTACAAATAGGAGAAACATCATATCATGAAACTTAGCAATCAACTCacggcatatcatagcctaagaactacccgAGCATGAATAGATATCCCGGTGCATGCAGATGGGTTCAAATCCACGCATGTgtgccacccatagcacgtagctatcacaaataacttaggcaactagtgcctcaaccaagtttaggtaatatacttacctcaagcaagctaaaTCAATCCTCTAATAGGCCCTTCCCGTgtgaatcaacctccggacggctcgcatctagccaaaataacgtaatatcatcaataaaagccaaAGGAAACGATTTCAAATGATatagctaagatctttaaccaaaataaaaaagtcaaccccgggcccacagctcagaacccgaccaaactcaTAAATTCCGAAGACCCATTCCTACACTattccaaatatatgtgtttcatccaaatccgacctcaaatggaacctcaaatcatcaatttatactttagaaaagtttttactaaaataccTAATTTCTTCACTtaaattcaccaattaaatgctaaaatcaaggttggaatcatgaacaatgaacaaatccgagtcaaaaattaTTTACTCCAATCCAAATAGCCCAAATCCAAACTCTACAACTCAAAATTTGTTAAAATGACCAAAACCCTAGAAAATAGAGTACATATGGTCTACCCGGGtatacacttcgcgatcgcgaagcacatccaAACACTGCCTCCAGAAAACTCTATGTGAACGCAAGACccgggtcgcaaatgcgatgcaaaACACTCCTAAGCCTATGCGAACACGGTCCTCCTCCCGCGATCGCAAAGGTTAATAGCTTGACGCCCCCAGATGGTCTCCctttctatgcgaacgcgatcgCGAAAGCCACTACCTCCCcaagcttcacgaacgcgatcacctctccgcgaatgcgaagaacaaacttgCCTGCAATAAAAAATACCCTCCACGAACACGACAACcctctcacgatcgcgaagaagggaaccAGAACTGAGAATTAACAGTTCCAAAATAtggagaaatggtctgaaacccacCCGACACACACTCGAGCTCCCTCGGACCTCGTCTAATCACACAAACCAATCCGAAAATaaaatacggacttactcgaggccttgaatcacacaaaataatatcaaaatcaggaatcacacctcaactcaagcctaagaaactaattcaattttccaaattcaaaacttatGCCGAACAATcctagacaactcggaatgacctcaacttttgcaagctagtttcaaatgacataacggacctattccaactcatgaaatcaaaattcgaacccgatataatcaaagtcaactctcggtcaaacttttaaaccTTCCAAACCATCAATTTTCCAACTTCCGCCAAAaagcaccaaatcaacctacggacctctaaatccacaTCTGGatatacgtctaagtccaaaattaccatatgaagctaccagaaccatcaaaactttattctggatccgtctacataaaagtcaaactccggtcaactattacaacttaagcttccaaccttagggttaagtgtctcaatttactccaaacttctccgaaaccaaaccaaccaccccgacaaatcacataaccataattacgtatatgtaaagcatcaaatagggaaaataaggctaaaatactcaaaataactggcTGGGTCATTATAATATCCTTATCAttttggcacttcaggtatgactctaaactcgttcgaggataaatatttatttaaaaggggAGAaggtaatgacccggccggttgttttttgtatttgatccccgtttccccatttgatGCTTCCCATGTACTTATTTGTTGCTTTGTAACTTGCAGTGATAGTTGGTTTGGCCCCAGGAAGGTTTCGGAGTGTAtaggaatacttagttccatttTTGAAAGCTCGAGTTATAAGGGTTGCCaaggtttgattttttttaaaacaaccttagattcgtgttttgatggttccaataggttaatatggtaattttagacttagtcGTATGTCTGAATTTAAATTTAGAGGTTCCTAGGATGATTTGATTTTTTTGCTgatagttggcaatttgaaggtttaaaaatttTATAAGTTTAATCATGAGTTGACTTAAATGCTATCGGGTTCGTATTGTTATTCCAGGACTTGGAATAAGTTCCTTTTGTTATTTGAAActtatgtgcaaagtttggtttcgTTCCGAGTTGGCGAACAAGATGCAAAATATATCATAAATGTTGCATTCTAAGAAAGAGGGGGGAGGGGGAAAGTAAAGTCCAAATAACAAAAGACAAATAAGGGATGCACAAGATGAAAAACCAGAGGTATCACTAAGGTGCGAGGGAAATGTAAAAATAACAATAGTTCCACATGAAGGTCATTATATGGAATGTCAAAAAGATCGGTAAAATCGAgaaggagagagaggccaaagaTTATATAAGAGCACAAGAGGAAGATTTGATTGGCTTGGTGGAAACCAAAGTGAGGAGTGGAAAGGCATCCATAATTACCAGATGTTTGGGAAAGAATTAAAGTAAATCCATTACTGTGCAGAATGAGTAAATAAGTTTGACGAGTGTAAGGGCTAGTAAGACCTACCCGCTTTATTCAGCATTTTCATTCACTGAAGCAACTTGAacaaaataaaagcaaaagaaagaaattaattAACTTCAAAAAGGAGGTCAATTAAATGAGTACTAACTCTCTTCTATTACTTTGTTGTATTTGGTAAGAATCGGATGCTTGGTTGTGAatattaaagttcttgagtttgaATATTTACATAATAAGTTTTGGTGTTTGATTCGTAGTTATGGACAATATTTTGATGTTTCGATCTTGCGAACGAGTTCATATGAGATTTATATACTTGTATAGATGTTTGGTGTGGGGGCCGAGGGGCTCAAGTGAGTTTTAGATTGATTTTGAGAAGGTTCAGTTTTTGTTGGTActtcagacctcgcaattgcgatggtccgctcgcaattgcgaaggtccgcatttgcgatgccttgATCGCATTTTTGATGGGTTCCTAAGAAGTccaggtttgcatttgcgaagctggTATCCCAATGGCGACTTCCGCAACTGCAAAGGGGAGTCCGCACTTGCGACACTTGGTTGCATTTGTGTGCTTTTTGGTCGTAATTGGGATGTCTGAAGCTGAAGGAGCCTGTCCTCTTTTGCGAGCCACTTCTTGCATTTGTGAGGCTCACAATTGTGAACCCCTTGTCGCAATTGTAATTTTTACAGCTGACTATATTGGGGGAATTTCATTATTAAACCCAGCATCTCATATTTTAAACTCTAGACATGAAGAAGGGCAATTTTTGAAGAGGGTTTTCACACAGGGCAagagggtaagtgatttttacttgattttgatattatatcttgtttccccatggattattacacctagatTATAGAATTTGGAAGAGAATTTTGGGGTTTTTTGACTATGTTATGAAacataaaaattagaaatttgagagttgatttggactcggttttagaatctaatcacatattttgaCTCGTAAAATTATGGatagtcgggatctaccccttgacaCGGGGTTTGACCGTGTGGGCCCGAGGTTAACTTTTGTTAATTGTTTAGAAATTAGGTagagattgaaactttattattcgAAATTGATTCTTATAACATTGTttaatattattgagttatttttggctagatttgagccgcgcGGAGGTGATTTTTATACAAAAGGCTATTTCGGAGGATTAATTTGGGCTAATTGATGCAAGTAACTTATTTAACCTTGTGTGAGAGAATACGTCTTAGGATTTGGCCTTATTTTTCAAATTGTGTTATGTGTAAAGcgacgtgtacgcaaggtgacgagcatGTACACGGTGGCTATGTATGGTTTATGACCGAATCAGACCTTAGGCTTCTAATATGCCTTATTTTGATGATGCGCTTTATATGAAACATGTTCAATCATTCTGTGACTACATGAACTTGATTTCTATAATTGATTATCCATAGTCATGATTTATATGTTAATCACCTATTTGTATGTCATTATTGTCATATCCTTGTATACCTTATTGTTAAATTATGAGCATATGTCTTTCGATGATAATTTGGCACATTGCATTCTTATGATTTGGTACTTATGGACATATGGGGGCGGATGTTGTTATTATGACGGGGTGTGGATCATAAGGGTAGATATTATTATTGTAACAGGGTGTGGAGCACAAGGGAGGATATGCTTAATATGATAGTGTACGtagaataagggtggcattctcgTTGATAAAATGTAGAGCATAAGGGTGATATTCCTATTGATGAAATGTGGAGAATAAGGGTGACATTCTCGATGATGTTCATGTGGCGGTACGAGAGTGACATACTTAATCATGTACATGCATTCATTAAACTTCATCATGTATTTCAAAAGTTTTTAAGTTGTATTTAACATGCTATCATATGCCATTGTTTCTATTTGATGATTTGTCAAAAAAAAAGGATTTTCCCATGTTGAGTTATTATCACATGTTTTAACGAGATTGTTGGTATTGTAttctgttatatatatatatatatatatatatatatatatatatatatatatatatattatacatgttctttgattagtgagtatcatatgacttgaacctcgtcactgcttcaccgaggttagtcttgatacttactaagcACATGTTATCTcgcactcatactatacttctgtatattttGTGCATATCCGGGTGTTAGAGGCAGCGGAGTTCAAGAGTGAGTGCATATGCTATtcacgaggattcaaggtagtgtTGCatgatcgtcgcagtcccttgtagTCCCATCCTttatgttgatattgttattaacAATATTATTTTTGAGACTTCTTTATGTATCTggattagagctcatgactctgtactacctgaTTTTGGGGAGTTGTATTGTGTATTATAATTTTTGGCTTATGTTATCACTATTTCTATTGTTTATGTTAATTCAAACATATTATATcatgttttgatgatttaatgTTGTTAAGTGATTGACTTGTCTAGCCTTGAAAGCCAGGTACCATCATGACCCCTTTGGTGGGATTTGCGTCCTGACATATATTAATATGCATAAAtagtataacaacaacaacaacaacaataacaaacacaGTGTAATCCCACAGGTGGGATCTGGGGAAGGTAATGTGTacacaaaccttacccctaccttgtcaAGATAGATAGGttatttctgatagaccctcggctcaagaaacaaTGAAAATAAAGTAACAAACAATAGCAACAATAATGTAATAAGAGAAAATAGAAgaacatataataataatatgtgTAAATagtatatacatattatatatactTTTGTCAATACCCACTGTAGGCACCATAATcattcacttttatttttctaTATAATACGCATATAATAAATGTATAATCACTGTATAAAGTATTTATATTGATAATACACATATTATACAATTATTATACACTGAATAATAAAGGAGCATCGATAGTAAAGGAGGACTGATGAACGTTTTGGCCGAAATATTTTTTCCTCTAGCAATGACCCTTTTTTTCCATCTCTTATCTTCTCTTAAAATCCATCCAAAAAAGTACCATAAAATTTCAGACTTGAAAATGGATAGC is a window from the Nicotiana tomentosiformis chromosome 10, ASM39032v3, whole genome shotgun sequence genome containing:
- the LOC138900020 gene encoding uncharacterized protein — its product is MTFRTLYGHYEFLVMSSGLTNAPSAFMHLKNRKVNIVVDALSRKVESIGSLTFIPVGERPLAMDIQELANWLVRLDILELNRVLTYVVSRSSLLECITSRQYDDPHLPVLEDIMQRGDAKEVNIGDDGVLSLQG